The segment AGCTCACTGTATGTGACTTTTGTTTGACTCTTTCCTGCTTTGTCTCCCTCAGCTTTGCTTACGGGACTCGGGGGACTGCCTGCGGGAGCACATGCAGTACATGATGAGGTCACTGCAGGACCTCAAACAGCTGAGGAGGACCTGTCCCGCAGCCCGTCCACCGCTTGCTCCCATCGGCAACCAACTCCCGGAGTTAGCGTGCCCCTCAGCGCTGGCACGTGCCTGTCAGCAGCGTGCGATGCAACGCGAGCGGCGCACGCGCCTGCGGATGTCTGACGCCAGCACGGCCAGCACATACGACTCGGCCTGCTGCCTGGCGAGTCacctggaagaagaagaggaggtggaggaggacgacTCGAGCAGCCGGCTGGGTCTGAGCCTCCGACTGGGCCTGGCCTCTCCCAGCAGCCACAAGAGTCTGGAGTTTGATTCGGGCTACTCTGAGGCGTCGTGGCAGGAGGAAGGGGTTGTTCTCAGGAGGACGAGGAACGTGCGGGTTTCTTCTTCAGCCTGCCTCCGCACAAACAGAGCGCCTAGTGGACGTATCCGACCCAAATCCACCTCCGATGCCTGCCTAGAGAGGTGGACGTCGTTTGAGGTCAGTGACCCAGAGGACTGGACAAACTCTTTATTGACCAGGGGACGCAACCGCCAGCCTCTGGTCCTAGGGGACAACAGCTTTGCAGACCTCATACAGAACTGGATGGATTTGCCAGACTTCCCCGAGCCCGCTGACCTGAAGCCGAACTCGAGACAGAGGCTGGGAAGAGGCTTCTTGGTCAACATGAGGAGGAAACTTGCCGGGATTTCTAagagtgtggaggagagagtgaagatGAGATCCACGGACTCGGCTCATCTGAACAGAACTGCAAATGCTCAGAAACGTCTGTCCTGTCCCGTTGTGGCGTCGCAGCCCAAAGTCCCCTTTTTCCACCAGTCCCACTCAGGCATCAATGAGCTGGACACAGACTTTTACCAGTTCGCTGCCCTCATGAAGTCGGGCAGCCGACAGCCCATCATCTGCAAAGACATCTTCGGCTACATCTGATATGTAGAACCAATGGACAATCCTCAGAgtcactttattttcatatgaCTGCTTTGTTCTCACTTTTTATATGCTGTGATTAAACtattggaaataaaaaatgctgacGTATTTCAAACTCTTCTTACTCTCATTTATATTCTTCATGATTTGCAATTCTCAGGAAACTTCTGCAACAGTCATCTGTGTTTCATTACAGCCAATTACAGTCAGACAGTGACTCCTAACTGCCCGATGAGTTAAAAGAGGCCTTTACTGTCTCTGCATTAAAGCAAATGAGTGTGgctccatttgttttcattagaaATGGAACACTCTGGGCGCGCATGAGTGTGGAGATGCATGGTTTAGtgtaataaaaaagataaattgaaAAGGCGATAACATCTCAGATGTGCAGACTTGCCGTCTTTCTGGGACTAAAGTTGGCAAGGAGTATTTTAGAATAGGTTTTGAAGCACGCTCGTTTGATTCCAGGGGACTCGCTGTTCTCAGAAAAGTTCTGGTCTTGCTCAAGGCGAAGTCGAATCCTTCGGAGAGGCTTTAAAACAGGGCGACGAAGCTATTTACAGACCAGGAACAGAGGCTGTATCAACACAGAGCGTTGTGCGCCTGATGAGGTAATTCCCCATGTGTCCGTGCAGAGAGAGGTGAAGGGAGGCGAAGCAGCTGGCTGCAGATGGAGCCCACGTTTACTCTCGCCTTAGCTTTACGAAGCAGAACGCCTCGCTAAGAGGCCCCCACCTCATTTAACCGATGGTGCCAACTCATCCTCACATATCGGTTAATGGTACGATTAGTTCTGGCCTCAGTGAGGAGagtaaaaacatattaataCAAGGCAGTGACATATGCACCGAGATAAGGTAATGGTCACTTCACCTTTGCCTTTAGAAATTCACTGTGTTCATCAATTCAGGAGAGAAACATCACCAGACATAGGAAAGATACATTTAGCTTCCCAGGACCTCTGCTGCTCTCGCCGGCCACGTCTGATATCAAGGACATGGGAGGCTAGAGAAGAGAGATGGTTTCTTCCTGGGAGTCATTTGTCTTACGGCCTGCTTATCTAGGTCTCATGGTGGTGGTGTGTCACTGTGGCACGCTGCTGGGCTGAGTACACTGGTTCCCAGAGGTTCAGTGCAGCAATATACCACATATACCAGCTGACTCAGAATCATCtcagggcagaggaggagaggaaagaggaagtaaTGGATCCACACAAACGTATCTTGACAGCACATAGTCCCCACATCATGGTCCACTATTCTATAGATCCATGTATTCCTATATATGTTATCTTTACTGTACTTAggtatatttttcatgtatcagtactttacattaaaatttgggatatttttcacttttactaaACTACATCAGCAAATATCTTCGACTtcacaacatttttacattacGTTACATATTcacgttgtttttttaaatatttaaaagtaatcaacAACAAGAGGGGATCCAATCAGAGTGGccaggtaacattagaccccgcctccttcaacAACAGCTaagtgtgtctgcagcagcagcatcacaggtGAAGAGACACCTGACATGTATTCAGAGGAGACCACCACCCAGATCCAGTGGTGTAGTGAGGCTGCAGGTCGTGCGTGTGAAACACTCTGACCACTGAGCTGTAGATTACATGACGCTTCACTGCAAAGAATTAGAATCAATGAGTTTTTGTAATTGAGTTACTGCCCTGAGCCCTATATGTAAATGCATACgtaccttaaagggatagttcacccaaaaatgaaaattcactcattatctactggAGGGGACgggtgaagtgttcgagtccacaaaacactttagaagtttcaggggtaaacagtgttgcagtcAAATCCAACACatttgaagtaactggtgaccacttcttcaagCGCAAAGAAACTGTGATCCACGCATGAACGCCGCTCCggaggaggataacagaggacattCAGGTTTAAAACACAGTGCACATGACCCGTTtggagtcaaatttgaatgtccgGGCTTACGGAttccacaggagcagtatggaggcatgctatgttattttatttttatgtttgaagaagtggtcaccatttacttcaattgtattggatttggctgcaacgctgtttacccctgaaactcatGAAGTcatttgtggactcaaacatttcacccaccgctccatcggcatagtggtcagtagataatgagtgcattttcctttttgggtgaCCTATCCCTTTAATGTTAAACAATGACAGATGAGTAGTTACTCCACCAGCAAAGGATGCTTTAAAAATGACTTACCTCCAAAACTATAAACGATCGGTGGCCCCTCTGACTCTTACAGGAGCAGTTGCCACACACAGGGTCCACAACTCTGGCTCACAAGATGATGTGCAGCAGGTCTGCTGAAGCCTAACACACTTACAGGGTGGCCCACTCCAACACGCTGGACACACAACAAATCTCCAGTTAATTAAAAGTTTTGCCGAGGATTTTATTTCTGGTCGTCACCGATAGTCCTGAGCATGAACTCATGTTCACTAATCCCCCTGCTCCCCTCACCCATGTTGTAATTATCTCCTCAGTAAACAGAAGCAGAGGATCTGCCATGTGTTTAAGTTTAGGAAACTCCTCGTCTCTGTCAGTCCTTGTGTGCTGAGGCTCTAATTAGAGCTTCTACCTGTGACTCTGTGCCCCGACAGTCTTATGAAGCCAGATTCAGGATTAAACTGGGGTGTTAAAACAGCATCTTCATTTAATGTGTTATTAATCTCTACAGTTTCACATGTCACATAAGCTTTAAGCATCTTCCCCAGAACACTGCAGGATGTTGTGGATGCAgatgtttgtgctgcaggacGCTGTCATCCTAATCCAGTCTGGGGCTGTTGAGATGTTACATAATCATTTCTTTGCTCTGTCATGATTTACTTGATGTTTCATTTTTCCTTTATCTTACTCCTACTTATACCTTCTGcatattgaataaaatagatTTCATTGCTGGGCCAGGTCACTCTTGTTCTtgacaacaaaaacagaggaaTATGGGAAAAGCTTAgattgttttgttcttttagATGTGTCAGTAAAAGGGTTTTTACAAGACCTTCTTTCAATCAGAGGAATCAGTGGAAATATTATGAAACACTGGGAAATGAGAGATAACTCTGTTATGTGTCAACTTAGTTAGAAACAAGGTGGCATCATGGGACGCTTCCTTGCCAAAGAAGTTTTCCATTCGACGGAAGGGAAAATGTAGTACGTGGGGAAAATACTGGTTAAATTATTATCCTTCGTTTGATGCTGCAGGTAAATCATGACAGATAATGGGATATTGGCCAAGATTTAACAACATGATTACTTTCAAATTCAGCGCACTGACTCACTGCGCTGCTTGCGTAACTTGGAGCTTCAAGGTTCCATGttgaaaaagaaaccaaaagtCCGACCTCATACTCAGATTTTCCCTCTGGAAGGAGCGGGAGGGTTAAATGTTGTAACAGCTGATTTATGTGTTGGACAAAAGCAGCGTTTGGTTTCCAAACCTGTCACAGAACCAGACGACGATTTAAGAGCCTGTCGACCGCGCGGCCAGAGAAATGCTCCGTCACAGATAGAGATAATCAACTTATCActtaatgttttctttactgAAGAGGGaccgctacacacacacacacacacacacacacacacacacacacacacacacacacacacacacacacacacacacacacacacacacacacacacacacacagactattCCTATTAACCTATCATCTGGCAAActgggacaggaagtgaagagtgGGGGTGTTTAGCCTGCAGTCGGACAAAGAATGAATTTGATTaatgtcttttttcccccttttctttcttttttttggcgATGAAATGTTTAACTAAATAAATCCAGAAAGAACATTTAATATCACATCTTCACATGTCAGCTCAGAGGCCCTGGTCACCACACAAAACTCCCCCTTATAAACtggattaaaaaacaatttcctgAGTCATTAATTCAGTTCCTTCTCTAATTCTGATACTTGCTTATCTTGATTACATCCAGACATCTGCTGATGGACCCCTgcaggagaatatctggagtttAAATACTGGATTTTCACCGAAATCATCATCTATTATACACTTATTCTTCCAATTCTGATCTTTCCAGGATAATACATATGAACATATGTTATTATTTGAAGCCCCTTCACAATGTAACACAATCTAAATCCACTTAAACACCAGATTATCCTCGTCTGTGTCGGGATCACGTTGTGCTTTGAACAGAGAATCAGGGAAATCATCGCACCAACTTTATTTAGAAACCGTACAGCTGCTTTGTGCCTCCGCTCACTATAAACCGGAACAGGGGGGGTTCATGGGAATCATAACAGATGACATGACATGGGCGAAATATCCCAGAAGACTTTGCTTTGGTTCTCATGGCCAAGCAAGGCCTCCATAGGTCAGACCCCACTTCCTCTGTTCAGTACAACACCAGAGCTTCACAAGCGATCCCAGCATCCcacagtgtaaataaaaaggCCTCATTAGAGGTTCAAATCGCAGaatgttttcttcctgtgtCATGAATTGCTATTTTAACACTTAATCAGTAGAGGCTTCATTATTCTGAATGTCTCTACATGAGGAGAAACTTTTCAATCCACATGAAACTTTTGCTTGTATGGGTTATGTAACTGTTACAAGACCAGAGCACCATTATACTAGTTTCTGCCTGGATTTAGTTTTCCTCTCTTCAGGAAATCAATAATTATATGTATAATAATGATATCAGCTTTGGTACCCTATCGATTCACCATTTGTACGATAGTAGAAGTGTTTCCATAAACTTTTATCCATAACGAAAGCTATTTTTCATGTTTCGTACTATTAAAAAGAGACTTTGCTGCTGTGCAGCacattttttaatcttaaaCAAACAACCACCTTCTGTGGAATGCACCTCGGCTCTTTGGCATCTATTCTTACTCTGTATTTGCTGTAACTCAGGACCTGTCTGAACCTGCGTCGCTTCATGACCCACTTTACCCTTCACAGCAGAACAACCAGTCTGCACGTTCACAGAGAGAAGCCGTTCCTGCTGCTCGCTGACAACGTGACGTTCCTTGGAAAAACAGAGCAGTAAAGGGAATGGAAAACGCATTAGCTGCTCTGCAGacaattaatgtttttttcttcctttttttttcgcAGAGCCTTGTTTTTCAGCCCTCTCATAAAGCAGCAATTTCCCCCCTTGtctaaaaaaagacagaggtcCACTTGGCGAGCGCGATTGTCTGAGACAATGCATCACTTTCATTTTTGAATCAAGATGCAGCTCTCTGTCACAAGGAGAAATCTCAGCCAAGCCTGTGGAAGACGCCAAAGGCACATATGGCAACGAACTGTCCACATTCCCTCGTGCTCTTGCTTGTTTGAGGATGCGATGTGTGAGAGTGTCTTTGGCCCTTCACAGTCCTTTCACCACCACAtgctccagtgtgtgtttaGAGCCACACAGACAAGGCATCGACTCCAGCAGCCTGATTgggtcaaacacacactttcactgccaaacacaaatattcacactccccatacacacaaacatcgTCACATAGTTTACTCCGACACAATAGACACAGAAGGCCGCAGCCAATAAACAGAATCTCATCTGAGGAACTCGCCCGGAGCCAGAGAGCAGAAAACAGTTGCTGCATTTTTAGTGAAAAGATAACAGtggtttcttttaaaaatcattGCTTTACACGATTTCTAGTAGATCTAATCTCGTCTTTTTGGCAGAAACATCAATTCAACCGTGACGTATGGATATGCGCAACAAATTGACTGAACATACGCTCAGTGTCCTGTGATTTGAGGGCATAATGAGGCCTTTTTACCCAGAGTGCCCTGCCTGTGACCTCCTAGCTCCATCTTTCTGGGTTGTAAATAGTTCATGTGACTTTCAAAGATTCAATGTAACCTCTCTCTTGCCCAAATCTCAGAGACACAACAAGAGTCGTAGACTTGAGCCGTGAGGGACAGTGTGGGCCTGCCCGAGCTCGTGGTCTATTGAACTGGAGGTGCAGAGATAAGAGGAGGTACAGAGATGTAGGCCACATCAATACTACGTTTGGAAATGctattttcaaactaaaaggaTTTCTGTCCACATGAGCATTTTTAATTCCCATCcaacacgcctgaaaacacatatcaggagaccactcacgtacactgggcatgtgcgtgCCGGTTTAAATGGGAAGCATTTAGTTGAATTGGTCCAGATTGTCCGAATAGTAGCTCATCTCCTACACGTGTAAACAGTTGTGTCGTTGAAAaaatgcacaacagctgttaacaAAGACAATAGGGTCATGAAAGCTTGTAACTGATTATTCATGTTGTGgtctacactggtagccgaggctgatgctagttgttttcttcttgaagggggtcatgtgattgAAGCCCGACGAATCAGCAAAGCGGTTGTGAGTGTCAACgttattgtttccaaacatctctgtttctgctgtaGACTAAAAACCAGCCCTGGAGTTTTGGGGCCAGCATCGCTTCCAAACTTCCCAGTTTTAGCCATAGGCcgtatataaaaatatttaagcggctctaaaactctggatTAGTGGACACCAGGCGTAAACGTTGTAGAGTTTATGTATTTTCATAAATGTAGGGATGTGGATGTAGCCGTGTCTgcgaggagggggagggaagagaggtgaTAAATGCTAAAGAGGAATAAAACACCAGATGCGAGAAGAGATGAGATTGTGATACAAGCGCTAAAGAGCAATGTGAGAGAGAGCACGGCGTCTGGTTGGGAAATCAGTAATCAGACCGTAGGCCTGCAAGCTGCCCAATCACACAATCGGTCATTATGATGAGCAGGAAACCGAGGTCAGAGGAGCGACCTTGATAAGTCGGCTTCCTGCCGTGCTCCTCAGCATGGTCCCATCCACAGCTCCACACAGAAACCCCTCAGTAGATGTTCGCACAATAGAGTCATTTTCCCGTCTTCGAAGGCCGCACcgaggagacagacagaaagcagacatTGTGTGGTCTCAAAGATCTCTCAGTCCCTCACTTCCTCTAAGTACTTCTTTGTCTGACATTTTCACTTCCTGCTGACCACCCCCCCACTTCCCCAAACTCATCATTTTCTGTTGTCTGATGTCCTCTGAATTCACTGCAATATAGATGATGCATTTTATACAGAGCCTCCCGCAGAATAGACCCCTGCAGGTATTTGTTATTTAAGATGAGCTATTTGTTCTCTCAAAATTCGCTTTTACAGCGCCGTCGGACCGGCCTGTCACGGCTGACGTGCTCTCACGCTGAGTCTGGCTACGGATAATTTGTTATGAAGGCTGATCTTGTTTAGTGACCTCTTGTACTGATGTATGCCAGAACAGGCTGAGTGTAAATAGAAATGttgagaagatgagagaaacGTCTGTGGAGGCCACGCAGTCACACACAAATGATGCATCAAGTATGATGCCCGgcggtttgtttgtttatgttttcagagATTTATTTCTAATATAGTGGAGtagagagaagctgcagtgtGACTCCAAACATTAACCCCACCGTTCACCCCGTTTTCAAGATTCTGGACACCTTGGACCAGTTTAACCAACATGGTTTGAATGTAGAAATCTCCATTAAAAACAGATGTGCATGCAGCCAATTACTGAGCTGCACTAATTTATTTGAAGCGGTGTCATTGCTGTGTGGTTATACCTTTAATGAAAGTCTGCAGGGATACAATGTTTGAAAAAGGCCTTAAATGATCAAACAGCAGTGTTATATAAACCAAGCTGGGATCAGTGTTAGAGAATCCGCTGGATTGAATGTATGAGGGCATTATGTGGGTGAGGAGAGGGTCAGAGGGTGAGGTTTCATgtgaccccctccccccccctgaCTAAATTCACAGACATTATAATGACTTGGAAGGTAAATAGGTGGGAATGTAGTAAACGGTGAACATGTGATGTAATTCTCTGCACATTTCTCAAATTCCCTCATCCCTTTGTCCTACAAATTCAACTTTTcccattttattatttttttccttttagtACTTAAAGGGcgagtttgacattttgggggaTTCACATTCTTGCCGGTGGCTAGATTAGAAGATTTCACAGTGTTTCTTCTAGAATTTGCTTTAGCAGTGGGGGCAGGGGCAATAATCAAGGGTGTCAGATTGCAAATCTAGATTGTTCCGGTTTACTTTAACCCcgatgtcctggctgtgcgcgTCTCGTCCTGCCTTGTCCCTTGTCCAAACAGGTCCTCATAACTTCTGATCAATGTTGGTgcttattatttattgttaatgtgcAATGTGAGTGCAGGCCAgcgggggagaggggagggaggacactCCAGCAGGATACTGCGGCTCGGTACAAGGATACAGGGCCTAATGTGCTTCTGCCCTCATCCTGCAGAAGAGGCAGCAATCAGCGGGCTGCAGCTGCAAAATGTACACATCACAGAAACCTCACATCTATATGATAATCATGAAAATACATACTTTCATCTTTTTGTGCAGCTGTTTCTCCCTGTAGGAGCGAACAACGCATTTTGCATTTCGCTTCATTAGATTTGGTCCAATAAAGCGTTATGCAAAACATATTGTTCGCTCCTTAAATGTTAATTGAGTAGATGTGCAAATCCTGGCATCCTGTGCGCTGGATTTCTTtcgattttttattttcttattgtgATTGATCCTGCACCAGCAGAGGAAGCACTGCTGTGCACGAGGATCTTCAACTTTTTGGATAACTCCTCATCTAACTCTTGCCTGTTGGCTGTTGGCTTCCTACACAGCTAACATGGAAATGTACAATCTATTATTGATATTGTCATTTTGTACAACAAACCCTGTTTTTAACATATCTGCCTTTGCAGCAGTATTTTGGCGGAGGTAAAAGCTCCTGGTTGGCAGAGCAGCACGTCCTCCTCATGGCCCCTGTGTCAACACACGGCCCAGTGGAGGTGCGCTATTCCAGGCACCAGATGGCCGTCTGCCGCACCTGGACCACTGTTGATCTTAAACAAAGCTGTCAGTCCTCGCGCAGACTGCACGGCCCGGTGACCGCCTCAGTGCGAGTCAAATATTAAACTTAATAGTTGTCAACCCCCGTAAACCCCTCTCATGTCTCACTCCCACTCAGCCGACACACCGTACACACTGCACACATTGTCCCGCTCTGTAGATTTAGGTCCCTTTCACTTTATTCAGTGCTGGTGCCTCTGAATTCAACTGCTGGTAACTGCTGAAAACTCTGGAAGAAGCTGCTACATGGAACTTGAGTTGAATTGATgcttaatataatatttaaagttaTGATTAGGATTAGTGTTGTTATCATCCTATGGGATCTGGAGTAACCCGACCTGCTGAGGTGTCAGTGATGATCATATTTAAgagtatattttttttatttgatgattaTTAGTTTGAGGATAGCGGtataaaacagcagctgaattCCTGCTTTTTGTATTTAcggcttttttatttatatatttgaagttattattgtcattacaTGTCTGTCGATTCAGTTatccattaattattcagttattttgaCAATTATTGCTCTGCATGTGAGCAATATTTACCTTTATACCGTTTAAAAAGAAACCCCTTGGGTGTGCGAAACCAACAGAATAACTGAATTGTTGTTAGAAATTAGACATGGAAAGTTGTTGATGATTTGGGTCAATGTGAAACTACAAAAGCGACCGTTGGTCAAGAACAACCAGTTTTCCAGATTCATAACCAGAATTTCAAGCTGTATCGGCACCTGACTGTGTTTCTAATAAGTTTTCTGAGTCACAATGCTAAACAACATAAGACAGGTTGGATGAAATGTCACAGAAACATTGGTTTATTTGTGCAGATTGGTCATGTTGTGTAATCagaattaatttcattttacagaTCACATTTATTCTCCAAATGCACTGCACTTCCTGGGAGGATTCACTTACATGAAACCAGTTACTGTAATCAGAGTCACACTTTTGCGGAAGAGAGCAGAGAAGGACAcaaagacagacggacagacggacagtgGTGTGCAATCATGTGGTGAGAATTGTGGTTGGACTCACTCATTGGTTTCATCTGACACCAATCTTTAAGAACTGATCAGCACTAATCACTTCTGAGGCTAATTTAATGGAGGAGTAAACTCTGAGCCCATCACACGATCAAAGGTTCACATACATTCAAAAGCAGACACACATTGTTTTACACAAAAAGAAAGTAATTCGTTAGACCAAGTTAAAAATATCACTTTAATTcgtaacacacaaacaaaagtttGTTTAACTAAAGTTGGTAACACAATTTCCTTTTCAGTGTAAAGCTTGGGAACTCGTGTCTTCtattatattgatatttggGAAACAAATTACAATATCATGTTTCTTTAATACAGATATTCCAGAAATGTCCAGGGACAGATTTCCCCGTAGAGCAGTGCCACTGGAGCACTACATTACTCAGCTGTAGACGGTGTAATTGTAATATCCAGACTTTCTGACAGACTTCCTGCAGGTGTCGGCTGTAAAATCAGAAACAGTCTGGGCGCTCTTTGTCCCGGAGGCCTCTTAACCAAACTGCCACAGCAAATCAGTCTGGAAATAACCTGCTGCCCCTCCTCTCGCCACGCCCTCTGTCCCTTCACCAGGACGTGAATGGCAGGAGCACAGAAGATTTGATTTGGATAATGAGTCAGGAAACGGGATGGATCACTTTTCCACCAAAGGCAGAGCGCAGTGAAAACTCCAATCGGGCTTCAGACCGGCTGAACCAGCTCCATAACGTGGGGAAACGGAAAGCAGGATGTAGCGTGGGAAAAATATTACTGGTATCGCTGTCCCTTCActgaagacgtgtgtgtgtttaaagttcAATGTTCGATCTTCCTGTGAGACCAGATGGATGGTTTCCATGATGAAACTAATTCCTCTAGTGATTGAAATGTCAGTTGGTCCAGCACTTTATTCTAGAgttaaatatctcaacatctatTATGTTCAGACATTCAGATGAGGTCGTATTTATATGT is part of the Hippoglossus hippoglossus isolate fHipHip1 chromosome 5, fHipHip1.pri, whole genome shotgun sequence genome and harbors:
- the LOC117761918 gene encoding PAK4-inhibitor inka2-like — protein: MRTNEMLCLRDSGDCLREHMQYMMRSLQDLKQLRRTCPAARPPLAPIGNQLPELACPSALARACQQRAMQRERRTRLRMSDASTASTYDSACCLASHLEEEEEVEEDDSSSRLGLSLRLGLASPSSHKSLEFDSGYSEASWQEEGVVLRRTRNVRVSSSACLRTNRAPSGRIRPKSTSDACLERWTSFEVSDPEDWTNSLLTRGRNRQPLVLGDNSFADLIQNWMDLPDFPEPADLKPNSRQRLGRGFLVNMRRKLAGISKSVEERVKMRSTDSAHLNRTANAQKRLSCPVVASQPKVPFFHQSHSGINELDTDFYQFAALMKSGSRQPIICKDIFGYI